The Thermoflexus hugenholtzii JAD2 genome has a window encoding:
- a CDS encoding FtsK/SpoIIIE domain-containing protein, with the protein MGWIERDGKEVLDPEAPVQRIWPGLRRLPAAPMGLPDPPELPSVPRAPERPPFYLHAPWALMALVYGLVGPLTGMRSGWLSLLFLPLALGSSFLAAEIQHRWSLSRYRRELQETLARSERRLRRFLEGVEAWRQAMEAWERTLFPPWEDLEARLRSGSDLWFRRPEDPDFLHVRLGLTTESIRPPQGRWTLPDPEEAPPPLRGAAHAVRSVAEMHREVPLGLDLRRPVVLRVFPGQEGTLRRILLEVALTHSPSEVGLFAALADPEWSFLRWLPHTGEEREGWADGPTAVRERIFEEFYRRRGRGEGILPHIFLLLDADALGDPRLGELLREGPVRGIHPVLILSPGEPVPGEVRTEAVLFPGGGIWISRRDGGPQEGRDPGPFLTTEHAEALAQRLASLRPMGMRPSPRPVSAPALWGIRERETAPEDIRRLRVLHTKTPSLAVPLGTEESGEPFVLDLHDRAHGPHAMVIGTTGSGKSEALRTLALALALHFPPERVQLLFIDFKGGGAFAPLERLPHCAGLLSNLDAREAARALRTLEGELDRRQRLLAARGADHADQIGLPHLVVMADEFAEMLEAIPDGMARMIRLARLGRSLGMHLVLATQRLGSAVPAELRANLRVRIALRCETPDESAAVIGRPDAAYLVGSGWAFVQVGQNEVFRRIRVAYASGRSLGAQEILWMDPADPARRLRREVQGGDGRRDLDILVEALARMDRPAPPLAPPPLPADPGFPEGEGADRIGIGVADYPEAGEIRWVFLTPSAPDWRLVGQAGTGKTAALMAAAAAAARAGRRVAVVDGDGRWKECPWALRVLPEDREGLRRLLRGLSIDPSPTVLILDAMERIPEAAMGELEPGLEGLTGRPELWIWTASRRELPLRPLRGRPAVRVFLALDPPEWEALVGRHPIPEGPFQGWLADGERGREIRLRRAMGPPPPPAPPLARSWPGRWSELPPPTRTEGGWWWPLGWRDLDLEPIGVLLSSRRPALRIAPELVAALDLLRRSLSRVAGAGIALRAWDPEGDLEEIPALKCLQDPQSLLEELGRLEAEGIPWLAVLPDTDAFRMRLGYTGEIPPALRRPRWGAYVLVGRERLELRAWTLSRSPEERPSQPPIAADHPGLAWLSAPGEGEWVLLPLGE; encoded by the coding sequence ATGGGATGGATCGAGCGGGACGGGAAAGAGGTGCTGGACCCGGAGGCTCCGGTGCAGCGGATCTGGCCGGGGTTGCGGCGGCTGCCGGCGGCCCCGATGGGCCTCCCGGATCCTCCGGAGCTCCCTTCAGTGCCCCGGGCGCCCGAGCGGCCGCCTTTCTACCTCCACGCCCCCTGGGCGTTGATGGCCCTGGTTTACGGGCTGGTCGGCCCGCTGACCGGGATGCGATCGGGCTGGCTCTCGTTGCTCTTCCTTCCTCTGGCCCTGGGCTCCTCCTTCCTGGCCGCCGAGATCCAGCACCGGTGGAGCCTCTCCCGATACCGCCGGGAGCTTCAGGAGACTTTGGCTCGCTCCGAGCGTCGGCTCCGGCGTTTCCTCGAAGGGGTGGAGGCGTGGCGTCAGGCGATGGAGGCTTGGGAGCGCACGCTCTTCCCCCCATGGGAGGACCTAGAGGCCCGGCTGCGAAGCGGATCCGATCTCTGGTTCCGCCGGCCGGAGGATCCCGATTTCCTGCACGTTCGGCTGGGGCTTACGACCGAATCAATCCGTCCCCCTCAAGGGCGCTGGACCTTGCCCGACCCTGAGGAGGCGCCGCCACCGTTGCGAGGAGCCGCTCACGCTGTCCGGTCGGTCGCCGAAATGCACCGGGAGGTGCCTCTCGGGCTGGACTTGCGCCGTCCGGTGGTCCTTCGGGTTTTCCCGGGACAGGAGGGAACCCTCCGGCGGATCCTCCTGGAGGTGGCGCTTACCCATTCCCCCAGCGAGGTGGGGCTCTTCGCGGCCCTCGCCGATCCGGAGTGGTCCTTCCTGCGCTGGTTGCCCCACACGGGAGAGGAACGGGAGGGATGGGCGGATGGGCCCACCGCGGTCCGGGAGCGGATCTTCGAAGAGTTCTATCGCCGACGGGGACGGGGAGAAGGGATCCTCCCTCACATCTTTCTGTTGCTGGACGCGGACGCGCTGGGCGATCCCCGTTTGGGGGAGTTGCTCCGGGAGGGTCCTGTCCGGGGCATTCATCCGGTTTTGATCCTTTCGCCGGGGGAACCGGTTCCGGGGGAAGTGCGGACCGAGGCTGTCCTGTTCCCCGGGGGTGGGATCTGGATCTCCCGTCGGGATGGAGGGCCGCAGGAGGGGCGGGATCCAGGTCCTTTTCTGACCACGGAGCACGCGGAGGCCCTCGCCCAGCGGCTGGCCTCGCTGCGTCCGATGGGCATGCGCCCCTCGCCCCGTCCGGTGTCAGCCCCCGCCCTGTGGGGGATCCGGGAGCGGGAGACGGCGCCGGAGGACATCCGGCGCCTCCGAGTCCTTCACACAAAGACCCCCTCTCTGGCGGTCCCGCTCGGAACGGAGGAAAGCGGGGAGCCCTTCGTCCTGGATCTCCACGATCGCGCCCATGGCCCCCACGCGATGGTGATCGGGACCACCGGGTCCGGCAAAAGCGAGGCCCTGCGCACCCTGGCCCTGGCGCTGGCCCTCCACTTTCCTCCGGAGCGGGTGCAGCTGCTGTTCATCGACTTCAAAGGGGGCGGGGCCTTCGCGCCCCTGGAGCGGCTGCCCCACTGCGCGGGGCTGCTCTCCAACCTGGACGCCCGGGAGGCGGCCCGGGCGCTGCGGACCCTGGAGGGGGAGCTGGACCGGCGGCAGCGGCTCCTGGCGGCGCGGGGGGCGGACCACGCGGACCAGATCGGGCTGCCGCATCTGGTGGTGATGGCCGACGAGTTCGCCGAGATGCTGGAGGCGATCCCGGACGGGATGGCCCGCATGATCCGCCTGGCCCGGCTGGGCCGGAGTCTCGGGATGCACCTGGTGCTGGCCACCCAGCGGCTGGGGAGCGCGGTGCCCGCCGAGCTGCGGGCCAATCTTCGGGTGCGGATCGCCCTGCGCTGCGAAACCCCGGATGAATCCGCCGCGGTGATCGGGCGGCCGGACGCCGCCTATCTGGTCGGATCGGGGTGGGCCTTCGTCCAGGTGGGCCAAAATGAGGTGTTCCGGCGGATCCGGGTGGCCTACGCCTCCGGGCGCAGCCTGGGGGCCCAGGAGATCCTTTGGATGGACCCCGCCGATCCCGCCCGGCGGCTGCGTCGGGAGGTCCAGGGTGGGGACGGGCGGCGGGACCTGGACATCCTGGTGGAGGCGCTCGCCCGGATGGACCGTCCGGCCCCGCCACTTGCCCCGCCGCCGCTGCCGGCCGATCCGGGCTTCCCGGAGGGGGAAGGGGCCGATCGGATCGGGATCGGGGTGGCGGACTACCCGGAGGCCGGGGAGATCCGCTGGGTCTTCCTCACCCCTTCCGCGCCGGACTGGCGGCTGGTGGGGCAGGCGGGGACCGGGAAGACGGCGGCCCTGATGGCGGCGGCCGCGGCGGCGGCCCGGGCCGGCCGGCGGGTGGCGGTGGTGGATGGAGATGGCCGATGGAAGGAGTGTCCGTGGGCCCTTCGCGTTCTCCCGGAGGATCGGGAAGGGCTCCGCCGGCTGCTTCGAGGGCTCTCCATCGATCCCTCTCCGACTGTTCTCATCTTGGATGCCATGGAGCGGATCCCGGAGGCGGCGATGGGGGAACTGGAGCCGGGGCTGGAGGGCCTGACGGGACGGCCGGAGCTGTGGATCTGGACGGCCTCCCGCCGCGAGCTCCCCTTGCGTCCCTTGAGAGGCCGCCCGGCAGTGCGGGTGTTCCTCGCGCTGGATCCCCCAGAGTGGGAGGCCCTTGTGGGGCGACACCCAATCCCGGAGGGGCCCTTTCAGGGCTGGCTGGCCGATGGAGAGAGGGGACGGGAGATCCGGTTGCGACGGGCCATGGGACCGCCCCCTCCTCCCGCTCCGCCGCTGGCCCGCTCCTGGCCCGGGCGATGGTCAGAGCTCCCGCCTCCCACTCGGACGGAAGGCGGATGGTGGTGGCCCCTGGGCTGGCGCGATCTCGACCTGGAGCCCATAGGCGTCCTGCTCTCCAGCCGCCGCCCGGCGTTGCGCATCGCGCCCGAGCTGGTGGCGGCCCTGGATCTCTTGCGGCGTTCCCTGTCCCGCGTGGCGGGCGCCGGGATCGCCCTTCGGGCCTGGGATCCGGAGGGGGATCTGGAGGAGATCCCTGCGTTGAAGTGCCTCCAGGATCCGCAGAGTTTGCTGGAGGAGTTGGGGCGTCTGGAAGCGGAGGGGATCCCCTGGTTGGCGGTCCTTCCGGATACCGACGCCTTCCGGATGCGCCTGGGTTATACCGGGGAGATCCCGCCTGCCCTTCGTCGGCCCCGCTGGGGCGCTTACGTGCTGGTCGGGCGGGAGCGACTGGAGCTGCGGGCCTGGACGCTGAGCCGCTCCCCGGAGGAGCGCCCCTCCCAACCGCCCATTGCGGCGGATCATCCCGGACTGGCCTGGCTGAGCGCCCCCGGGGAGGGCGAATGGGTGTTGCTCCCATTGGGCGAATAG
- a CDS encoding RcpC/CpaB family pilus assembly protein, translated as MRRIRQMLPLLIGVGLALFVAMIARTFATMGVPRTVSVAVAAIPLHPGRVIQEGDLRTVTAYESPALSGMIREEEMRGLVGGMVVMFVPAGAMVPRTAIVPPRQITAPGRLSTILQEGERLMVLPVGGRISGPPVAALRPGDCLDLVAFFRESSEASGRAISPTPERAEAPAEMVPSVVPLTATVSITTPTRPLAKWIARVVVRSVLGISAPPARPEAGAVGGGGASASVSSGGSPQMLVAIPETAAEGIAYALGSAEQVHLLLAPPCARAEILPSSAFSEWDLEEWVRSGRAEAGPPAFFLPISSTLPTKPSGGAP; from the coding sequence ATGCGAAGGATCCGACAGATGCTTCCCCTGTTAATCGGAGTCGGACTGGCCTTGTTCGTGGCGATGATCGCCCGCACGTTCGCGACCATGGGCGTCCCCCGGACGGTGTCGGTGGCGGTCGCCGCGATCCCTCTGCACCCAGGCCGGGTGATCCAGGAAGGGGATTTGCGGACGGTCACGGCCTATGAGAGCCCCGCCCTCTCCGGGATGATCCGCGAAGAGGAGATGCGGGGGCTGGTCGGAGGGATGGTGGTGATGTTCGTCCCGGCAGGGGCCATGGTCCCACGGACCGCCATCGTCCCGCCCCGCCAGATCACCGCGCCGGGCCGCCTCTCGACCATCCTCCAGGAGGGGGAGCGGCTCATGGTCCTGCCGGTTGGAGGGCGGATCAGCGGACCGCCTGTGGCTGCCTTGCGCCCTGGGGACTGCCTCGACCTCGTCGCTTTCTTCCGAGAGTCCAGCGAGGCCTCGGGCCGGGCGATCTCGCCGACCCCAGAGAGAGCCGAGGCGCCAGCTGAGATGGTCCCATCCGTGGTTCCTCTTACAGCCACGGTATCCATCACCACACCGACCCGTCCCCTGGCGAAATGGATCGCCCGGGTGGTGGTGCGCTCGGTGCTGGGGATCAGCGCACCGCCGGCGAGGCCGGAAGCGGGGGCCGTCGGCGGAGGCGGGGCGAGCGCTTCCGTATCCTCCGGCGGGTCCCCCCAGATGCTGGTCGCCATTCCGGAGACCGCGGCGGAAGGGATCGCTTACGCCCTGGGGTCCGCGGAGCAGGTGCATCTGCTGCTGGCGCCGCCGTGCGCCCGGGCGGAGATCCTCCCTTCCTCCGCCTTCTCCGAGTGGGACCTGGAGGAGTGGGTCCGATCCGGGCGGGCGGAGGCGGGGCCGCCGGCCTTCTTCCTCCCGATCTCCTCCACCCTGCCGACGAAGCCGAGCGGAGGTGCACCATGA
- a CDS encoding MinD/ParA family ATP-binding protein produces the protein MKVVVLGNLTGIAGSIANRLAALGHEAIPLPGQQPPEILIGFHPELLVVVASETGMEIMTVERVLKDTGAAVVAVASAGDPWFAWAEAQKFPILSPERAAEELASRLSQLVEQARAGDRARYLQQLYRGPVIVGTAPRVIGFGGPKGGTGKSSLAANAAALLAALGVPIWVFDAESDTRGNMVDFFRLGEESTVYSVVDLAAAGPPPAASPGIFQPGAHVPTFWTSVPSPKGVRWDLRLTAGVLVVDQILGERSGPLMARAADWLEFGVRRAASEGYTVILDSGNNLLSPLSLRALNIADVLFIVLEPEDTGLIAGASWLAAVYRMAGPAAFERIRVVFNKVRAESGDLLVSRLRDHVEAILRQRLPRALPVRVLPLLDVDVARAQANLRLGVEFLAALQALTQGRYAAETASFAEALRGMLAEFFPAIAQAASSRSEPRGGLRLPWRR, from the coding sequence ATGAAGGTCGTGGTGCTGGGGAACCTCACTGGGATCGCCGGTTCGATCGCCAACCGGCTCGCTGCCCTGGGCCACGAGGCGATCCCGTTGCCCGGTCAGCAACCCCCGGAGATCCTCATCGGGTTCCATCCCGAGCTGCTGGTGGTGGTGGCCTCGGAGACCGGGATGGAGATCATGACGGTGGAACGGGTGCTGAAAGACACCGGCGCCGCTGTGGTAGCGGTGGCCTCCGCAGGAGATCCGTGGTTCGCCTGGGCGGAGGCGCAGAAGTTCCCCATACTTTCCCCGGAGCGCGCGGCAGAGGAGCTCGCAAGCCGGCTGAGCCAGCTGGTGGAGCAAGCCCGGGCTGGGGATCGGGCGCGCTATCTGCAGCAGCTCTACCGGGGCCCGGTGATCGTGGGGACGGCCCCCCGGGTGATCGGCTTCGGCGGCCCCAAAGGAGGGACCGGGAAATCCTCCCTCGCCGCCAACGCCGCAGCCCTGCTGGCCGCCCTGGGCGTCCCCATCTGGGTGTTCGACGCGGAGTCCGACACCCGGGGCAACATGGTGGATTTCTTCCGTCTGGGGGAGGAGAGCACGGTCTACTCCGTGGTGGACCTGGCCGCGGCCGGGCCGCCGCCGGCGGCCTCCCCCGGGATCTTCCAGCCGGGCGCTCACGTGCCGACTTTCTGGACCTCGGTGCCTTCTCCGAAGGGTGTGCGCTGGGACCTTCGCCTGACGGCGGGGGTCCTGGTGGTGGACCAGATCCTGGGGGAGCGCTCCGGCCCGCTGATGGCCCGGGCGGCGGACTGGTTGGAGTTCGGGGTGCGCCGGGCGGCGAGCGAGGGCTACACGGTGATCCTGGACTCGGGCAACAACCTGTTGAGCCCCCTTTCCCTTCGCGCCCTCAACATCGCGGATGTACTGTTCATTGTCCTGGAGCCAGAGGACACCGGACTGATCGCCGGGGCCTCCTGGCTGGCGGCGGTGTATCGGATGGCCGGGCCTGCGGCCTTCGAGCGGATCCGCGTGGTGTTCAACAAGGTGCGCGCGGAGAGCGGGGATCTGCTGGTGAGCCGCCTGCGAGATCATGTGGAGGCCATCCTTCGTCAGCGGCTGCCCCGGGCGCTTCCCGTTCGGGTCCTGCCGCTGCTGGATGTGGACGTCGCCCGCGCTCAGGCCAACCTGAGGCTGGGGGTGGAGTTCCTGGCGGCGCTCCAGGCCCTCACCCAGGGCCGATACGCGGCGGAGACGGCTTCGTTCGCCGAGGCTTTGCGAGGCATGCTGGCGGAGTTCTTTCCGGCCATTGCCCAGGCCGCCTCCTCCCGCTCCGAGCCCCGCGGCGGCCTACGGCTCCCGTGGCGCCGGTGA
- a CDS encoding BMP family lipoprotein, producing the protein MGRGRTFLTALGLLGLVLGACAPAGPAPTPAAPTPKPIKIAIVSDIGGRGDLSFNDMAFKGGDDAKRDFGIEVVEVISKVEADYVPNLTTAARDPDVQLIVGVGFLLSDALAEVARKFPDKNFVGIDTFAQSIIQQKYPNEYPLPNLMDVVYEEHKGSALVGALATFLAAEYKKPHIGGVFGIEIPVLWKFEIGYKWGARWATEWLARNKPDKAFPYTKDFVLWTYTGTFSDITKGYEAAKAMYARDAVAVYNIAGPLGLGINQAVEEIARAKGLQSGPPFWIGVDANQDWINPGFVIASMMKRVDKGVYYATKLVLDKKFRDIVQRNKGVLVLGIGTRVDGELMEGISVSTLADLDEFIRMGETAEKLTGKKVLPASPDEIRRRVKAMRDAQPAWMWEAVAELERMIRNGEVQVPMVMTEEEIKKWREELG; encoded by the coding sequence ATGGGCCGTGGGCGTACCTTTCTGACGGCGCTGGGGCTCCTGGGGTTGGTTCTGGGGGCTTGTGCTCCGGCAGGGCCTGCTCCCACACCGGCGGCACCGACCCCTAAGCCCATCAAGATCGCCATCGTCTCCGACATCGGGGGGCGGGGGGATCTCAGCTTCAACGACATGGCCTTTAAGGGCGGCGACGATGCCAAGCGGGACTTCGGGATCGAAGTCGTCGAGGTGATCAGCAAGGTGGAAGCCGATTACGTCCCCAACCTGACCACCGCCGCCCGGGATCCCGATGTGCAGCTCATCGTGGGGGTGGGTTTCCTGCTGAGCGATGCCCTCGCGGAAGTCGCCCGTAAATTCCCCGACAAGAACTTCGTCGGCATCGATACCTTCGCTCAGTCCATCATCCAACAGAAATACCCCAATGAGTATCCGCTCCCTAATCTGATGGATGTGGTCTACGAGGAGCATAAGGGGAGCGCCCTGGTTGGTGCCCTGGCCACCTTCCTGGCTGCCGAATACAAGAAGCCGCACATCGGCGGGGTGTTCGGCATCGAGATCCCGGTCCTCTGGAAGTTCGAGATCGGCTACAAGTGGGGCGCGCGCTGGGCCACGGAGTGGCTGGCCCGGAACAAGCCGGACAAGGCCTTCCCCTACACTAAGGACTTCGTGCTCTGGACCTACACGGGCACCTTCAGCGACATCACCAAGGGCTATGAAGCCGCCAAGGCGATGTATGCCCGGGATGCCGTGGCGGTCTACAACATCGCCGGGCCGCTGGGCCTGGGCATCAACCAGGCTGTGGAGGAGATCGCCCGCGCCAAGGGCCTTCAGAGCGGCCCGCCTTTCTGGATTGGCGTCGATGCCAACCAGGACTGGATCAATCCGGGCTTTGTCATCGCCAGCATGATGAAGCGCGTCGACAAAGGTGTTTACTATGCCACCAAGCTGGTCCTGGATAAGAAGTTCCGGGACATCGTGCAGCGGAACAAAGGCGTCCTGGTCCTGGGCATCGGCACCCGGGTGGACGGCGAGCTGATGGAAGGGATCTCCGTCAGCACCCTGGCAGATCTGGACGAGTTTATCCGAATGGGGGAGACGGCGGAGAAGCTGACTGGGAAGAAAGTCCTCCCCGCGTCCCCGGATGAGATCCGCCGTCGGGTGAAGGCCATGCGGGACGCTCAGCCTGCCTGGATGTGGGAGGCCGTGGCGGAGCTGGAGCGGATGATCCGCAACGGCGAGGTCCAGGTTCCTATGGTGATGACGGAGGAGGAGATCAAGAAGTGGCGGGAGGAACTGGGGTGA
- a CDS encoding ABC transporter ATP-binding protein — MRGIHKVYPDGTVALRGVDFRLYRGEIVGLLGENGAGKTTLMKILSGLLPPTQGEIRLEGRSVRFRNPSDALRAGIGMVHQIFTLVPPYTALENILLGQEGSALWLRKEQARPRVERLLEEVGLSIPLDVPVELLPIGVQQRVEILKVLYRGTRVLILDEPTSALTPLEVDELFKFMRRLKEDGRSIVFITHKLREVLEICDRIVVLRNGLVTGEVQADKATPELLAERMVGHAVVPRVSRSPRPPGEPILVVRDLEVMGDLGVPAVRGVSFEVRAGEIFGIAGVEGNGQSELAQALGGLRPIRRGEILLDGKPLPPLAPIEAYRQGISHIPEDRLRFGLALHFDVAENSILSRQWEALFLRGWGRLDWPRILAFAAELVQRFQVLTPGVRATARHLSGGNQQKLVVGRELSKEPRLILAVHPTRGLDVASTAYIRELLIRMRDQGKAVLLISADLDEILELSDRIAVMYEGKFLGVGPAEAFSRTEIGMLMGGILPQEQR; from the coding sequence ATGAGGGGGATTCACAAAGTCTATCCCGATGGGACGGTGGCGCTACGAGGGGTGGACTTCCGTCTCTATCGGGGGGAGATCGTGGGGCTTCTGGGGGAGAACGGTGCTGGGAAAACCACTTTAATGAAAATCCTCTCCGGCCTCCTCCCCCCTACACAGGGGGAGATCCGGCTGGAGGGGCGCTCGGTTCGTTTCCGGAACCCCTCAGATGCCCTTCGGGCAGGCATCGGCATGGTCCATCAGATCTTCACCCTGGTCCCTCCCTACACCGCTTTGGAGAACATCCTCCTGGGCCAAGAAGGTTCGGCCCTCTGGCTTCGGAAAGAACAAGCCCGTCCCCGCGTGGAGCGCTTGCTTGAGGAAGTGGGATTATCCATCCCTCTGGATGTCCCGGTGGAGCTGCTCCCCATCGGTGTCCAGCAACGGGTGGAGATCCTGAAGGTGCTGTATCGAGGGACGAGGGTGTTGATCCTGGACGAGCCCACATCGGCCCTCACCCCTCTGGAGGTAGACGAGCTCTTCAAATTTATGAGGCGTCTGAAGGAGGATGGCCGTTCCATCGTCTTCATCACCCATAAACTCCGGGAGGTGCTGGAGATCTGCGATCGGATCGTGGTGTTGCGGAACGGCCTGGTGACCGGAGAGGTGCAGGCGGACAAGGCCACCCCTGAGCTGCTGGCCGAGCGCATGGTCGGTCACGCGGTTGTCCCCCGCGTGAGCCGCTCGCCCCGCCCGCCGGGCGAGCCCATCCTGGTTGTGCGGGATCTGGAGGTGATGGGCGACCTGGGGGTGCCGGCGGTGAGGGGCGTCTCCTTCGAGGTGCGGGCCGGGGAGATCTTCGGGATCGCGGGGGTGGAAGGAAACGGCCAGAGCGAGCTGGCCCAGGCCCTGGGCGGGCTGCGGCCGATCCGACGGGGAGAGATCCTCCTGGATGGGAAGCCGTTGCCACCGCTCGCCCCTATCGAGGCTTACCGGCAGGGGATCAGCCATATCCCTGAGGACCGCCTGCGGTTCGGGCTGGCCCTCCACTTCGACGTGGCGGAGAACAGCATCCTGAGTCGGCAATGGGAGGCCCTCTTCCTCCGGGGGTGGGGTCGTCTGGATTGGCCCCGGATCCTCGCCTTCGCAGCCGAACTGGTGCAGCGGTTCCAGGTGCTCACTCCAGGGGTGCGGGCGACCGCTCGCCACCTGAGCGGAGGCAATCAGCAGAAGCTGGTGGTCGGGCGGGAGCTCAGCAAAGAGCCCCGCCTGATCCTTGCTGTTCACCCCACGCGGGGTCTGGATGTGGCCTCCACCGCTTACATCCGGGAGCTGCTGATCCGGATGCGGGATCAGGGGAAGGCAGTGCTTCTGATCTCCGCGGATCTGGATGAGATCCTGGAACTGAGCGATCGGATCGCCGTGATGTATGAAGGGAAATTCCTCGGTGTAGGTCCTGCGGAAGCCTTCAGCCGAACAGAGATCGGCATGCTGATGGGGGGTATCCTTCCTCAGGAGCAGCGGTGA
- a CDS encoding ABC transporter permease: MGRARPLLESALAILVGLIAGGLLMLPFRYDPLRAYQALFQGAFGTTHDILETLAFATPLMLTALTFAVGVRAGLFNIGAEGQMYVGAISAVFAASLLPLPPGIHIAVATLAGMIGGALWSLVPALLKIWRGVHEVISTIMFNWIAFHLVTYLAIYYLAEPGRAERTRPALPTARYPVLAEGSTLTTVIFVAVLFCLAVYFFLWGTRFGYELRLVGENPDAARYAGVRIGQALLGSFLIGGLAAGLAGASQIIGRPPAWSLYATLGNVATLGFDGIGVALVGRNHPLGGILAAILFGALQHGGRFMEYHAGVVSELVRAVNGLIVITLSIPELWAMLRRRLSR, from the coding sequence ATGGGCCGCGCACGGCCGTTGCTGGAATCCGCGCTGGCCATCCTGGTCGGGCTGATCGCCGGAGGCCTCCTGATGTTGCCCTTCCGGTATGATCCCCTGAGGGCCTACCAGGCTCTCTTCCAGGGCGCCTTCGGCACCACCCACGATATCCTCGAGACCCTGGCCTTCGCCACCCCGCTGATGCTCACCGCCCTCACTTTCGCTGTGGGCGTGCGGGCAGGTCTTTTCAACATCGGGGCGGAAGGCCAGATGTATGTGGGAGCCATCAGCGCGGTGTTCGCGGCCAGCCTCCTCCCCCTCCCTCCAGGGATCCACATCGCGGTGGCCACGCTGGCCGGGATGATCGGTGGCGCCCTGTGGTCCCTCGTCCCAGCCCTGCTGAAGATCTGGCGAGGGGTCCACGAGGTGATCTCCACCATCATGTTCAACTGGATCGCCTTCCATCTGGTCACTTACCTGGCCATTTACTATCTCGCCGAGCCCGGGCGAGCGGAGCGCACCCGGCCGGCGTTGCCCACCGCGCGCTACCCGGTGCTGGCCGAGGGATCCACTCTCACCACTGTGATCTTCGTCGCCGTTCTATTCTGCTTGGCGGTTTATTTCTTCCTCTGGGGAACACGCTTCGGGTATGAGCTGCGCCTGGTGGGCGAGAACCCGGATGCAGCCCGCTACGCAGGGGTGCGGATCGGTCAGGCCCTGCTGGGGAGCTTCCTGATCGGCGGCCTGGCTGCCGGCCTGGCCGGGGCCAGTCAGATCATCGGCCGCCCCCCCGCATGGTCCCTGTATGCCACACTGGGAAACGTGGCCACCCTGGGCTTCGACGGCATCGGCGTGGCCCTGGTCGGCCGCAATCATCCCCTGGGGGGGATCCTGGCCGCCATCCTGTTCGGAGCCCTTCAGCACGGCGGCCGGTTTATGGAATACCACGCCGGCGTGGTCTCCGAGCTGGTCCGTGCTGTGAACGGCCTGATCGTCATCACACTCTCCATCCCGGAGCTGTGGGCCATGCTCCGCAGGAGGCTGTCTCGATGA
- a CDS encoding ABC transporter permease has protein sequence MKAKGLWRRIGWLGLGVLALGILGYGLEHVGLEPLSLLEAGLLAMTPLALAAIGECVNEKAGVVNIGLEGILLICTVVGVWVAEQFGSGTAGLLGGLIAGGLIGFILGLLSVYGRADQIIAGIGLNLFAMGFTPYLLMSLWAFPGIHIVPRELMVPRWITPLGQISPITLLTILLAFLAHVLLHHTVLGFRIRAVGERPEAVDVAGVRVDRLRLLTSTLGGALCGLGGAFMPLAWFGGVVKEISAGRGFIALACVVFAGLEPLLALGAAFLFGLTEGIAHAVAITPGVKERIPFYFVNMLPYLTTLLVVALVIGRRRFPRTIGQPYRRE, from the coding sequence ATGAAAGCGAAGGGTCTCTGGCGGCGCATCGGATGGCTGGGCCTTGGCGTTCTGGCCCTAGGGATCCTGGGCTATGGGCTGGAGCATGTCGGGCTGGAGCCGCTTTCCCTGCTTGAGGCTGGCCTGCTGGCCATGACCCCTCTCGCCCTGGCGGCGATCGGGGAGTGCGTGAACGAGAAGGCAGGCGTGGTGAACATCGGTCTGGAGGGGATCCTGCTGATCTGCACCGTGGTTGGGGTGTGGGTGGCGGAACAGTTCGGAAGCGGGACGGCCGGGCTGCTGGGCGGGCTGATCGCAGGGGGGCTCATCGGCTTCATCCTGGGTTTGCTCAGCGTCTATGGGCGCGCGGATCAAATCATCGCCGGCATAGGCCTGAACCTGTTCGCCATGGGTTTCACTCCTTACCTCCTGATGAGCCTGTGGGCGTTCCCGGGAATTCATATCGTTCCCCGAGAGCTGATGGTCCCTCGCTGGATCACCCCTTTGGGACAGATCAGCCCGATCACTTTGCTCACTATCCTCCTCGCCTTCCTGGCGCACGTCCTGCTCCATCACACGGTCCTCGGCTTTCGCATCCGGGCGGTGGGTGAGCGGCCGGAGGCTGTGGACGTGGCCGGGGTGCGCGTGGATCGGCTCCGCCTGCTCACGAGCACCCTGGGCGGGGCGCTCTGCGGGCTGGGCGGTGCCTTCATGCCCCTGGCGTGGTTCGGCGGGGTGGTCAAGGAGATCTCCGCCGGGCGGGGCTTCATCGCCCTGGCCTGCGTGGTGTTCGCCGGCCTGGAGCCGCTGCTGGCGCTGGGGGCCGCTTTCCTCTTCGGCCTCACCGAGGGGATCGCCCACGCCGTGGCCATCACCCCCGGGGTGAAAGAGCGGATCCCCTTCTATTTCGTGAATATGCTCCCTTATCTCACCACCCTGCTCGTCGTCGCCCTGGTGATCGGACGCCGGCGGTTCCCCCGCACCATCGGACAGCCTTACCGGCGAGAATAG